Proteins from one Montipora foliosa isolate CH-2021 unplaced genomic scaffold, ASM3666993v2 scaffold_407, whole genome shotgun sequence genomic window:
- the LOC137988121 gene encoding uncharacterized protein: MVSFDVESLFTNVPIDAAVQTALQKLEDDPSLADRTTLTPAQIADLLNFVLRSTYFQYNGSIYEQLEGAAMGSPVSAVIANLYMESSEQQATSTSAYKPRIWKRYVDDTFTILDRGNVDSFLQHLNNQQPSIRFTMETENDYKLAFLDTAVSREPGGRLTTSGNRKPTHSDQYVAYDSHHPQSVKRGIVKCLYERAKRLVTKHYVISKERNTCLLFLSLMVTLFLSCRKSPRPGNRVAVLSPRSKSTEVLHYVKGLSEQLRRCLQQQGIRAVFKSETTLRSHLVRPKDAVKPTKQDGVVYRIPCECGKVYIGETGRSMQDRIKEHKRDIRLARAQTSAVSEHANDTGHNPLWNEVKFIDRDPHWYTRRVKEAIHIRHHPNNINRDSEIEIPEAWMPTIKKQYDSGPPKEQHTKTARIEMQQSLLLKTNQSQRSILLKR, from the coding sequence ATGGTGTCTTTCGACGTAGAGTCGCTGTTTACCAACGTTCCTATCGACGCCGCTGTACAAACCGCGCTACAGAAACTAGAGGACGACCCAAGCCTTGCGGACCGCACGACACTAACACCTGCTCAGATCGCTGACCTCCTGAATTTCGTATTGAGATCCACATACTTCCAGTATAACGGATCAATTTACGAACAATTAGAAGGAGCAGCCATGGGAAGCCCGGTCTCCGCTGTTATTGCTAACCTGTACATGGAGAGTTCTGAACAACAGGCAACTTCTACTTCGGCCTACAAACCTAGGATCTGgaaacgctacgttgacgacacTTTCACCATCCTGGATCGCGGAAACGTTGACAGCTTCTTACAGCATCTGAACAACCAGCAACCTTCCATTCGCTTCACCATGGAGACAGAGAACGACTACAAACTCGCTTTCCTTGACACCGCAGTTTCAAGAGAACCGGGCGGCCGCCTCACCACCAGCGGGAACAGGAAGCCTACGCACAGTGATCAGTACGTAGCGTATGATTCCCACCACCCGCAATCAGTAAAACGCGGTATTGTCAAGTGCCTCTACGAGCGCGCCAAACGTCTAGTCACAAAGCACTATGTTATCTCCAAGGAGAGGAACACCTGTCTTCTGTTCTTGTCTCTAATGGTTAccctctttctttcttgcagaaaatcaccaagaccAGGAAACCGAGTAGCAGTGCTGAGCCCACGATCGAAGTCTACTGAGGTTTTACACTATGTCAAAGGCCTATCCGAACAACTTCGCCGCTGCCTACAGCAACAAGGCATACGCGCTGTTTTCAAGTCGGAGACTACATTAAGATCACATCTAGTACGACCGAAAGACGCTGTCAAGCCgactaaacaagatggcgtggtttacaggattccctGTGAATGCGGTAAAGTCTACATCGGCGAGACTGGAAGGTCTATGCAAGATAGAATCAAAGAACATAAGCGAGACATCCGACTTGCCCGTGCCCAGACCTCTgccgtttcagaacacgctaacGACACCGGGCACAACccgctttggaacgaagtaaagtttattgatcgtgatcctcattggtacacacgcagggtcaaagaggcgattcacataagacatcaccctaacaacatcaaTAGGGATAGTGAaatagaaattccggaagcatggatgcccacgatcaagaaacagtacgacagcggaccgccgaaggaacaacacaccaaaacagcgaggatcgaaatgcaGCAATCACTGCttctgaaaaccaaccaatcacagcgaaGCATCCTccttaaaaggtga